In Vibrio echinoideorum, the following proteins share a genomic window:
- the rbsB gene encoding ribose ABC transporter substrate-binding protein RbsB — protein MKKLATLISAALLSTTVSVSAQAQDTMAIVLSTLNNPFFVTMKDGAEAKAEELGYKLIVLDSQNDPSKELSNIEDLTIRGVKAILINPTDSDAVSNAIRIANRSNIPVLTLDRGASRGDVVSHIASDNVIGGEMAGHFIMEKVGEKAKVIQLEGIAGTSAARERGEGFMNAVNGSDLELLASQPADFDRTKGLNVMENLLAANPDVQAVFAQNDEMALGALRAVQASGKDVLIVGFDGTEDGIAAVDRGLLGATVAQQPDQIGSLGVEMADKVLKGETVDEYVPVPLKIIAK, from the coding sequence ATGAAAAAATTAGCGACTCTTATTTCTGCTGCTCTTCTTTCTACAACGGTATCTGTGTCTGCACAGGCGCAAGATACAATGGCAATCGTTCTGTCTACATTGAACAACCCATTCTTCGTAACCATGAAAGATGGCGCAGAAGCGAAAGCTGAAGAGCTAGGCTACAAGCTTATCGTTCTTGATTCTCAAAACGACCCAAGCAAAGAGCTTTCGAACATTGAAGATCTAACCATTCGTGGTGTTAAAGCAATTCTGATTAATCCTACAGATTCAGATGCAGTATCTAACGCGATTCGCATTGCTAACCGTTCAAACATCCCAGTACTAACGCTAGACCGTGGCGCAAGCCGTGGTGACGTAGTTAGCCATATCGCTTCTGACAACGTTATCGGTGGTGAAATGGCGGGTCACTTCATCATGGAAAAAGTCGGCGAAAAAGCGAAAGTAATCCAACTTGAAGGTATTGCTGGTACATCTGCTGCTCGCGAACGTGGTGAAGGCTTCATGAACGCAGTAAACGGCAGCGACCTTGAGCTTCTTGCAAGCCAACCAGCGGATTTCGACCGTACTAAAGGTCTGAACGTAATGGAGAACTTACTTGCTGCTAACCCTGACGTACAAGCGGTATTCGCTCAGAACGACGAGATGGCACTAGGTGCACTTCGCGCAGTTCAAGCTTCAGGTAAAGACGTATTGATCGTTGGCTTTGATGGCACTGAAGACGGCATTGCGGCTGTTGACCGTGGCCTATTAGGCGCAACGGTAGCGCAACAGCCTGACCAAATTGGTTCTCTAGGCGTTGAAATGGCAGACAAAGTACTGAAAGGCGAAACTGTAGACGAGTACGTACCAGTACCTCTAAAAATCATCGCTAAGTAA
- a CDS encoding substrate-binding domain-containing protein, translating to MATMKDVARIAKVSTSTVSHVINKSRFVSEEIAERVNSAAKELNYAPSALARSLKMKQTKTLGMLVTTSTNPFFGEVVKGVERRCYEKGYNLILCNTEGDSERMKSSIDTLLQKRVDGLMLMCSTLEGQHIDVFDRYPELPVVVMDWGPMLFASDKIQDNSHQGGYMATKHLIDNGHSQIGCITGPLHRNQASSRYQGFKQAMEEANFEINPKWIVESNFECDGGFDSYQTLKTRGEMPSALFVSNDMMAMGVIHAAAQDGTSIPNDLSIIGYDDIHLSKYMTPALSTVHQPKHRLGQAAVDTLLNRLQAPDSDPQVVELEPTLVERSSVKAL from the coding sequence ATGGCAACAATGAAAGATGTCGCTCGGATCGCAAAGGTTTCGACTTCTACCGTGAGTCATGTGATCAACAAATCGCGTTTTGTCAGTGAAGAAATAGCTGAACGTGTTAACAGTGCAGCTAAAGAGCTCAATTACGCACCATCTGCATTGGCACGTAGCTTGAAAATGAAGCAAACCAAAACTTTGGGTATGTTGGTTACCACATCCACTAACCCATTCTTTGGGGAAGTAGTAAAAGGTGTTGAACGTCGTTGCTATGAAAAAGGCTATAACCTTATTTTATGTAATACCGAAGGCGACAGTGAACGCATGAAATCATCCATCGATACTTTGCTGCAAAAGCGTGTCGATGGCTTAATGTTGATGTGTTCAACCCTTGAAGGGCAACATATCGATGTCTTTGATCGATACCCTGAGTTACCTGTCGTAGTAATGGACTGGGGCCCGATGTTATTTGCGAGTGATAAGATTCAAGATAACTCTCATCAAGGTGGCTACATGGCGACTAAGCACTTGATTGATAATGGACACTCTCAAATCGGTTGTATCACCGGCCCATTACACCGCAATCAAGCTTCATCTCGTTATCAAGGTTTCAAACAGGCGATGGAAGAAGCGAACTTCGAGATCAATCCTAAATGGATTGTTGAATCAAACTTCGAATGTGATGGCGGCTTTGACTCTTATCAAACATTAAAAACCCGTGGCGAAATGCCTTCAGCGCTGTTTGTGAGTAATGACATGATGGCAATGGGTGTGATTCACGCAGCGGCGCAAGATGGTACATCGATCCCTAACGATCTTTCTATCATTGGCTACGATGACATCCACTTGTCGAAATACATGACACCAGCGTTAAGTACGGTCCACCAGCCAAAACATCGCTTAGGCCAAGCCGCTGTAGATACACTTTTAAACAGACTACAAGCGCCTGACTCTGACCCGCAAGTTGTCGAACTTGAGCCTACATTAGTAGAACGAAGCAGCGTTAAAGCGCTTTAG
- the rbsA gene encoding ribose ABC transporter ATP-binding protein RbsA: MTQAILELSSIEKAFPGVKALDKASLNVYPGRVMALMGENGAGKSTLMKVLTGIYHLDSGTIAYQGKPAAFKGPRDSQQAGISIIHQELNLIPELTIAENIFLGREITGTMGRILWNEMYQEADKLLKRLNVKHSSKTPLGQLSLGEQQMVEIAKALSFESKVIIMDEPTDALTDTETESLFKVINELRAEGCGIVYISHRLKEIFEICDDITVLRDGKFIGQCEVKDTDEDGLIEMMVGRKLDEQYPRIGQSHGETCLEVIGLTGSGVHDVSFTLKRGEILGVSGLMGAGRTELMKVIYGALPSERGVINLENKTINPVSPKDGLANGIAYISEDRKGDGLVLGLSVKENMSLCALDLLTKKGQIQHKDEVIAVDDFIKLFNIKTPTREQIIGNLSGGNQQKVAIAKGLMTKPKVLILDEPTRGVDVGAKKEIYQLINKFKADGMSIILVSSEMPEVLGMSDRIMVMHEGRISGEFDAKEANQELLLACAVGKKINEDAA, translated from the coding sequence ATGACTCAAGCCATTTTAGAACTTAGCTCAATTGAGAAAGCCTTCCCTGGTGTTAAAGCATTAGATAAGGCAAGCCTCAACGTTTACCCAGGACGCGTAATGGCGTTAATGGGTGAAAACGGTGCAGGTAAATCAACGCTTATGAAAGTGCTTACGGGTATCTACCACTTGGACAGCGGCACTATCGCTTATCAAGGAAAACCGGCTGCATTTAAAGGACCTCGTGACTCACAACAAGCCGGTATTAGTATCATTCACCAAGAGTTGAACCTAATACCAGAGCTAACCATTGCAGAGAACATCTTCTTAGGTCGTGAAATCACCGGAACCATGGGCCGCATTCTTTGGAACGAAATGTACCAAGAAGCGGACAAGTTACTTAAGCGCCTTAACGTTAAACACAGTTCAAAAACACCTTTGGGTCAGTTAAGCCTTGGTGAACAACAAATGGTAGAGATCGCAAAAGCTCTATCATTTGAGTCTAAGGTCATCATCATGGATGAACCAACAGATGCGCTTACCGATACCGAAACTGAATCTCTGTTTAAAGTAATTAACGAACTGCGCGCTGAAGGCTGTGGCATTGTTTACATCTCTCACCGCTTAAAAGAGATCTTTGAGATTTGCGATGACATCACGGTACTTCGTGACGGTAAGTTCATTGGACAGTGTGAAGTAAAAGACACAGACGAAGATGGCCTCATCGAAATGATGGTAGGTCGTAAATTAGACGAACAATATCCACGTATCGGCCAGAGTCACGGTGAAACCTGCCTTGAAGTGATTGGCCTGACCGGTTCTGGTGTTCATGACGTGAGCTTTACGCTAAAACGCGGTGAAATCCTTGGCGTATCTGGCCTAATGGGTGCTGGCCGAACTGAACTGATGAAAGTGATTTACGGTGCACTTCCGAGTGAGCGTGGCGTCATCAACTTAGAAAACAAAACCATTAACCCTGTAAGCCCGAAAGATGGCTTGGCCAATGGCATTGCTTACATCTCTGAAGACCGCAAAGGTGATGGCCTTGTGCTAGGGCTTTCAGTGAAAGAAAACATGTCGTTATGTGCGCTGGATCTGCTGACTAAGAAAGGTCAAATCCAACATAAAGATGAAGTGATTGCAGTTGATGACTTCATCAAGCTTTTCAACATCAAGACCCCGACTCGCGAGCAAATCATTGGTAACCTTTCTGGTGGTAACCAACAAAAAGTAGCCATCGCTAAAGGCTTGATGACCAAACCAAAAGTACTGATTCTCGACGAACCCACTCGTGGTGTCGATGTTGGTGCGAAAAAAGAGATTTACCAACTCATTAATAAATTCAAAGCCGACGGCATGAGCATTATTTTGGTCTCATCTGAAATGCCAGAAGTGTTAGGAATGAGTGACCGCATCATGGTGATGCATGAAGGCCGCATCAGCGGTGAATTTGATGCTAAAGAAGCAAACCAAGAATTATTACTGGCATGTGCGGTCGGTAAAAAGATTAACGAGGACGCAGCATGA
- the rbsC gene encoding ribose ABC transporter permease has product MSTKTMSKTTETEAPKKKPLISKEWLIDQKSLIALIFLIVVVSFLNPNFFTVDNILNILRQTSVNAIIAVGMTLVILTAGIDLSVGSVLALCGAFAASMIGMEIPVMIAVPTALVAGAALGAISGVIIAKGKVQAFIATLVTMTLLRGVTMVYTDGRPISTGFTETADAFAWFGTGYAMGIPVPVWIMVVVFAAVWYLLNHTRFGRYVYALGGNESATRLSGIDVDKVKIGVYAICGLLAAVAGIIVASRLSSAQPTAGMGYELDAIAAVVLGGTSLAGGRGRIMGTLIGALIIGFLNNALNLLDVSSYYQMIAKAVVILLAVLVDNKNK; this is encoded by the coding sequence ATGAGTACTAAAACCATGAGCAAAACAACTGAAACTGAAGCGCCAAAGAAGAAGCCGTTAATCAGCAAAGAATGGCTGATTGATCAAAAATCATTGATTGCTTTGATCTTCCTGATTGTTGTCGTTTCTTTCTTAAATCCAAACTTTTTTACCGTCGATAACATCCTGAACATTCTGCGCCAAACCTCTGTGAATGCAATTATCGCAGTGGGTATGACACTGGTTATCTTAACTGCAGGTATCGACTTGAGTGTCGGCTCTGTACTTGCGCTTTGTGGTGCTTTCGCTGCCAGCATGATTGGCATGGAAATCCCGGTCATGATCGCCGTTCCAACCGCTCTAGTAGCAGGTGCAGCACTGGGTGCTATCAGTGGTGTGATTATCGCAAAGGGTAAAGTTCAAGCTTTTATCGCAACGCTAGTAACCATGACTCTATTGCGCGGCGTAACCATGGTTTACACCGACGGTCGTCCTATCTCAACAGGCTTCACTGAAACAGCAGACGCATTTGCTTGGTTCGGTACAGGCTACGCAATGGGCATCCCTGTTCCAGTATGGATCATGGTCGTGGTATTCGCAGCGGTATGGTACCTACTGAACCACACACGTTTCGGTCGTTATGTTTACGCTCTAGGTGGCAACGAATCAGCAACTCGCCTATCCGGTATCGATGTAGACAAAGTAAAAATCGGCGTTTACGCAATCTGTGGTCTGTTAGCAGCAGTGGCAGGCATCATCGTGGCATCTCGTTTGTCATCAGCTCAACCTACCGCAGGTATGGGCTACGAGCTAGACGCCATCGCTGCGGTAGTACTTGGCGGCACAAGCTTAGCTGGTGGTCGTGGTCGCATCATGGGTACATTAATTGGTGCTCTGATTATCGGCTTCCTAAATAACGCCCTAAACCTATTAGACGTATCTTCTTACTACCAGATGATTGCAAAAGCAGTGGTTATTCTTCTGGCGGTATTGGTCGACAACAAAAACAAGTAA
- a CDS encoding winged helix-turn-helix domain-containing protein, translating to MNNEIHLGDLTLDVTTRNVTNKQGNKIHLRPHLFAVLCLLSKSPGQPIPRKDIVEGCWDNQPMPAQALTNVIYYLRNVLIRLRVSNIKIVTIPRYGYTLFIIPNTNESDCLTLEKHPKTSPNELCSELSGE from the coding sequence ATGAATAATGAAATCCACCTTGGTGACCTAACTCTTGACGTGACAACTCGGAATGTTACGAACAAACAAGGAAACAAAATCCATTTGCGTCCACACCTGTTTGCAGTGCTTTGTCTATTGTCAAAAAGCCCCGGACAACCCATTCCTAGAAAAGATATAGTAGAAGGCTGTTGGGATAACCAACCCATGCCTGCGCAAGCTCTGACCAATGTCATCTATTACTTGAGAAATGTACTTATTCGTTTAAGAGTCTCAAACATCAAAATTGTTACGATTCCTCGATATGGATATACGCTATTCATCATCCCAAACACCAATGAGTCAGATTGCTTAACATTAGAAAAACACCCTAAAACATCCCCTAATGAACTTTGTTCAGAACTTTCAGGTGAGTAA
- a CDS encoding carbon-nitrogen hydrolase family protein, whose amino-acid sequence MNNVSITLVQLEVEYKNKQKNISRVFELLEAEASVGDITLLPELFSTGYIFNEAAEIHEQCEDFNNSPTIDSLTLLAAKHQTLIVAGIAEKDDGHYYNSVVVVDDCGLRNKYRKVSQTKFDKEYFSRGSELLIFVHKGLKFGVAICFDIWFPEIIRGYQSVDVILHPANFGGHHSFAIAQARALEEGCHIVTCNRVGQDVVDAFTATYCGSSRVYSPKGEVMLQLSENQAVETVEVEDLSIAPQYNGIDVLDEIQQISSVLSR is encoded by the coding sequence GTGAATAATGTCAGCATCACCCTCGTTCAGCTTGAAGTTGAATACAAAAACAAACAAAAGAACATCTCGCGAGTCTTTGAGCTTTTAGAAGCCGAGGCGTCAGTGGGTGATATCACGTTACTGCCTGAACTGTTCTCTACTGGGTATATCTTTAACGAGGCTGCAGAAATTCATGAACAGTGCGAAGACTTCAATAACAGCCCTACCATTGATTCGTTAACTCTACTTGCGGCGAAACATCAGACGTTAATCGTTGCCGGTATTGCAGAGAAAGATGATGGCCATTATTACAACAGTGTCGTTGTTGTGGATGATTGTGGCTTACGCAACAAATATCGAAAAGTCAGCCAAACGAAGTTCGACAAAGAATACTTTTCTAGAGGGAGCGAGCTCCTTATTTTTGTACATAAAGGCTTAAAGTTTGGCGTCGCGATTTGCTTTGATATCTGGTTCCCAGAGATCATCAGAGGGTATCAGTCGGTCGACGTTATTCTTCATCCTGCGAATTTTGGTGGTCATCATAGCTTTGCCATTGCCCAAGCAAGAGCTTTGGAAGAAGGGTGCCATATCGTCACTTGTAATCGTGTTGGGCAAGATGTAGTCGATGCTTTTACCGCAACGTATTGTGGTAGTAGCAGAGTTTATTCCCCTAAAGGTGAAGTAATGCTTCAACTCTCGGAAAATCAGGCCGTTGAGACGGTAGAGGTTGAAGATTTGTCTATTGCGCCTCAGTACAATGGTATTGATGTGTTAGACGAAATACAGCAGATATCGTCTGTGTTGAGTCGTTAA
- the rbsD gene encoding D-ribose pyranase: MKKSTLINSELSYLVATLGHTDEITICDAGLPIPDHVTRIDLALTHGVPSFQQTVKTMLDESQIEGVVIAEEFAKVSPEHHAALIDLIKTEEARCGKPLSITYITHEEFKQRTHESRAVIRTGECTPYANVIFQAGVTF, translated from the coding sequence ATGAAAAAAAGTACTCTAATTAATTCTGAACTCTCTTACTTGGTGGCGACTCTTGGCCACACAGATGAAATCACGATTTGTGACGCGGGCTTACCGATTCCAGACCACGTAACTCGCATTGATCTTGCATTGACTCATGGTGTACCAAGTTTTCAACAAACAGTAAAAACCATGTTAGATGAATCTCAAATTGAAGGCGTCGTGATTGCAGAAGAGTTTGCGAAAGTAAGCCCAGAACACCACGCAGCACTGATTGATTTAATCAAGACAGAAGAAGCGCGTTGCGGCAAACCTCTTTCGATTACGTACATCACTCATGAAGAATTTAAGCAGCGTACACATGAAAGTCGCGCGGTTATCCGCACAGGTGAATGCACACCTTACGCAAATGTCATTTTCCAAGCTGGCGTAACGTTTTAG
- a CDS encoding porin family protein: MNNKFILSIAMMSAFAANNVIAADSGFYLGGAIGSSGIDDGGLFESSREPISFEAEDNTYRIIAGYQFNRIVSLELQYTDFGDVVAKNPLSGDGFIWTPQIFSVAANLGYTFDNGVRPFGTIGLSSIDLDMRYSDGSRPSSSDFDDSGTGLRLGVGVEYTPPKFSEFSLRLGYEADAFTIETYEGAFAQKRKVERDIVLDSFYVGATYNF, from the coding sequence ATGAACAACAAATTTATTCTAAGCATCGCGATGATGTCAGCATTTGCAGCAAACAATGTAATAGCAGCAGACAGTGGTTTCTACCTAGGCGGCGCAATCGGCTCATCTGGTATTGATGATGGTGGTTTATTTGAATCATCTAGAGAGCCAATTAGCTTTGAAGCAGAAGATAACACTTACCGAATCATTGCTGGCTACCAGTTTAATCGCATCGTTTCACTTGAACTGCAGTACACAGACTTTGGTGATGTAGTAGCTAAAAACCCGCTAAGTGGTGATGGCTTTATTTGGACTCCTCAAATTTTTTCGGTTGCTGCAAATCTTGGTTACACATTCGATAATGGCGTGCGTCCATTTGGCACCATTGGCCTTTCTTCAATCGATCTAGATATGAGATATTCAGATGGTTCACGTCCTTCGAGTTCGGATTTCGACGATTCTGGTACAGGTCTACGTTTGGGAGTAGGTGTTGAATACACGCCGCCAAAATTCTCTGAGTTTAGCTTAAGGCTTGGTTATGAAGCCGATGCTTTTACTATAGAAACTTACGAGGGTGCTTTTGCTCAAAAAAGAAAAGTTGAAAGAGACATTGTATTGGACTCATTTTATGTTGGTGCAACATACAACTTTTAA
- the rbsK gene encoding ribokinase, with amino-acid sequence MTQLIVLGSVNADHVLQVPSFPRPGETLIGGNYQVIPGGKGANQAVAAARLNADIGFIACVGDDPFGINIRQDFAKDGINIDGVIVADNTPTGIAMIQVSVTGENSICLSAEANNKLTCDQIEPHLAKIRDAKYLLTQLETPIEGIEYAAKIAKENGTKVILNPAPARPLSDALLACVDVITPNETEAEVLTGITVTDNESAHTAALALHAKGIETVMITLGAKGVWISHEGQGDEESKGELIAGFRVEATDTTAAGDTFNGALVTGLLEDMPLERAIKFAHAAAAISVTRFGAQTSIPSRAETDAFLSEQLSA; translated from the coding sequence ATGACTCAACTGATTGTTTTAGGTAGCGTTAATGCTGACCACGTACTGCAGGTTCCTTCTTTCCCTCGTCCGGGTGAAACCTTGATTGGCGGTAACTATCAGGTCATCCCTGGTGGCAAGGGCGCAAACCAAGCGGTAGCTGCAGCGCGATTAAACGCAGATATTGGCTTTATCGCGTGTGTTGGTGACGACCCATTTGGCATCAACATTCGTCAAGACTTTGCTAAAGATGGCATCAACATCGATGGCGTTATTGTTGCAGACAACACCCCTACCGGCATCGCTATGATTCAAGTATCGGTAACGGGTGAAAACAGTATTTGTCTATCGGCTGAAGCAAACAACAAATTGACTTGCGACCAAATAGAACCGCATTTGGCTAAAATTCGCGACGCTAAGTATTTGTTAACTCAACTTGAAACGCCAATCGAAGGCATTGAATACGCAGCGAAAATTGCAAAAGAAAATGGCACTAAAGTTATCTTAAATCCAGCCCCGGCTCGTCCACTCTCAGATGCGTTATTGGCTTGTGTTGATGTAATTACACCCAACGAAACAGAAGCGGAAGTGCTAACGGGTATTACAGTAACGGACAACGAATCGGCTCATACTGCGGCATTGGCTTTACATGCGAAAGGCATTGAAACGGTGATGATCACTCTAGGCGCCAAAGGCGTTTGGATTAGTCATGAAGGTCAAGGTGATGAAGAAAGCAAAGGCGAGCTAATCGCAGGTTTTCGCGTTGAAGCAACGGATACAACCGCAGCAGGTGACACATTCAATGGCGCATTAGTTACAGGACTGCTTGAAGATATGCCATTAGAACGCGCAATTAAATTTGCTCATGCTGCAGCTGCAATTTCTGTGACTCGCTTTGGCGCTCAAACGTCAATTCCAAGCCGAGCTGAAACGGATGCTTTTCTATCAGAACAGCTTTCGGCTTAA
- a CDS encoding lysozyme inhibitor LprI family protein, with amino-acid sequence MKRLIPALILAYFSCSTLAGEHVIDCENAMTTIEINHCASIKLESAQMELDKYLTASFEHNAYDAELVSSIKVAQESWQAYQSAHCDSVYTQWRDGSIRGLMALSCKTKLTKQRTHEVWENFLTYMDSTPPVLPEPVLEVEPK; translated from the coding sequence ATGAAAAGACTTATACCAGCATTAATATTGGCCTATTTTTCTTGTTCTACATTGGCGGGCGAACACGTTATAGACTGCGAAAATGCGATGACAACAATAGAGATTAATCATTGTGCGTCTATTAAGTTGGAATCTGCACAAATGGAACTCGATAAATACCTTACCGCGAGTTTTGAGCACAATGCTTATGATGCGGAGTTGGTCAGTTCAATCAAGGTGGCTCAGGAGAGTTGGCAAGCTTACCAATCAGCGCATTGTGATTCTGTGTATACGCAATGGCGTGATGGTTCGATTCGAGGCCTCATGGCGCTTTCTTGCAAAACTAAACTGACTAAACAAAGAACGCATGAGGTGTGGGAAAACTTCTTAACCTATATGGACAGCACTCCTCCTGTCTTGCCAGAGCCAGTGTTAGAAGTAGAACCTAAATAG